A segment of the Vagococcus hydrophili genome:
AGTAGATGATTGGTCCTAAGATATTTCCACTAATTGCTAAAGTTGCTGCTAAAGCTCCTAAGATTGGTTTAACTGTAAACCAGAAAACAGGATCGCCGATACCAGCTAAAGGTCCCATCATACCAACTTTAACCCCTTGAATTGCTGCATCATCAACAGGAGCGCCATTAGCACGCTCTTCTTCAAGAGCTAAAGTTACACCTAAAATAGGTGAAGCTACGTATGGATGTGTATTAAAGAATTCTAAGTGACGCTCTAAAGCTGCCGCTCTGTCTTCTTTAGTTGTGTATAATTTTTTAATCGCTGGGATCATTGAGAATGCCCAACCACCATTTTGCATACGTTCGTAGTTCCAAGAACCTTGGATAAACGTTGAACGCCAGAAAACAGATTTACGATCTTTTTTGCTTAATTCAATTCTTTGTTGTTCTGTCATTTTAATGTCCGCCTCCTTTTAGTAGTTATCGATGATATCGCCAACAGGGTCACCAGTATTTGATCCACCGTTCCCACCTGATCCGCCACCTTGTTTAGAAAGAGCCAGATAGATAAGAGCTAGTGACATACCAATTGCACCAAGTCCGATAAGAGTAATTTGTTGTACTGTCGCAATAACGAAACCTAATGCGAAGAATGGCCATACTTCTTTTGTCGCCATCATGTTGATAACCATTGCAAAACCAACAGCTACAACCATACCACCACCAATTGCTAAACCAGCAGTTAACCATTCTGGCATAGATAATAGTAATGCTTTCACTGGACCTTCACCAATTGCTAAGATAAGTGCCGCTGGAATCGCAATACGGATACCTTGCATACAAATAGCCATGATGTGCCAGAATTCGATTTTTCTGAAGTCTCCTTCTTTAGCTGCAGCATCCATTAAATGTACGAATGCAGTTGCTAAAGTACGACCTAAGATTGTTAGTAAAAGACCAGCTACAGCTAAAGGAATTGCTAATGCAATCGCTGAATCTACTCCGGCTTTACCTTGTCCACCTAAAACTAAAATAATTGCAGATGCTACTGAAGCTAGTGCCGCATCAGGCGCAACAGCTGCCCCAATGTTTGCCCAACCTAGTGCTAATAATTGCAGTGTTCCACCTAAAATAAGACAAGGAACAAGTTGTCCTGTAACTAAGCCGATTAATGTACATGCAATAACTGGTTGATGGAAATGGAATTCATCTAAGATCCCCTCAACACCAGCTAAAAATGCTACAAATACGACTAAAATCATTTGAATGATATTTAATTCCATGATTATTAATCCTCCATTTTCTTAATGTTAATTACTTTTTTTGTTAATCTCTTCTTGTGCTTTTTTAATAATATCTTCCATGTTACCTTTTGAATCACTTGGTACTTTACGTACGTCAAATGCGACACCCGCATCTTTTAACTTAGTAAATGTATCAATATCATCTTGGTTGAAAGCTAATACTTTATTTGGTTGCACTTTACCTGGCGAGTGAGCCATTGATCCAACGTTAACTGTTGCGATTGGCACGCCACCTTCAACTGCTTTTAACACGTCTTGTGGTGTTTCGAATAATAATAATGCCTTTTGACCACCAAAATGTTGGTCATCTTTAGAAATTTTGATCATTTGATCAATTGGTACCACATGCGCTTTTACTCCAGGAGGAGCTGCTTGTTGAATTAATTTTTTACGTAAATCGTCGTTTGCTACCACATCAGATACAACAATAATACGTGTTGGTCCTGTTGTTTTAGTCCAAACTGTTGCTACTTGACCATGTAATAAACGAGTATCAATACGCGCTAATACGTAATCTAATTTACCAGGTTTTCCAGCTGCTGCTTCTGGTGCGTTTGTTGTAGCAACCTCTGTTTCTGGTTCAAGTTCTTCTGGTTTAACTTTTACGCCTTCTTTAGCAGTCCCAATAATATGTGTTGCAATTTCATGAGCGCTTTCCATTGAAAAACGTGAAGCATATGCTTCGATAACCATTGGTAAACTCATACCCGCTACAATTGCCCAATTTTCTTTGTGTTCTTCAAGTAAACTACTTGCTTGATTAAAAGGTGTTCCACCCCATAAATCAACTAAGAATAATACTTCATCTTGATTGTCAAAGCTTGCAATTGCATCTTGCATTTTTTTCTTAACGTCTTCTGGTCCTTCTGAAGGCATTAATGTAACAGCTGCTACATTTGCTTGCTCTCCAAAAATCATTGATCCAGATTGTAAAATTCCAGATGCGAATTCACCATGACTTGCTAAGATAATTCCTACCATTCCTTTACCTCCTACTTTTATTTTTTATCTATCAAAGAAATTTAAACGAATCATTTAAATGTTCCTTAATGTTTACAAGAAGTTTTGCTTTTTTAGTGCTTCCATTAGGTCGATTTTATGATCAGCTGGAACTTTTCTAATCTCAAGTTCGATTCCCTGTTCTGCTAAGTAAACAAAGGATGCCACATCTTGTTCATCAATTGAAACGAAATTAGTCAACATCCGTTTACCACTTGAAAAACTCATTCCTCCTATATTAATAGAAGAAAGAACCATTCCTTTTCTCACAAGTATCTCTACATCATGAGGTGAGGTAAACAAAAGGGCCACTTTTTCATATTGAAGAATATCACTTTGATAAACCTCAATCATTCTAGCCACACTAATAACATTTACCCTGATACCAGCTGGGGCCGCTTGTTTTAGCAAAAGTTTTCTTAATTGATTATTCGCTGCTACATCACTGATAACTAAAATCCGATCAATTCCCATTTGTTTTGACCAAGTAGTTGCTACTTGTCCATGAATCAAACGATCATCTATCCGAACTAAGCGAACATCAACACTCATACAAAAACCTCCCATGTAAAAAAAACACTAAATTAACTTTTCCTCTTACGATATTATAT
Coding sequences within it:
- a CDS encoding PTS mannose/fructose/sorbose transporter subunit IIC, translated to MELNIIQMILVVFVAFLAGVEGILDEFHFHQPVIACTLIGLVTGQLVPCLILGGTLQLLALGWANIGAAVAPDAALASVASAIILVLGGQGKAGVDSAIALAIPLAVAGLLLTILGRTLATAFVHLMDAAAKEGDFRKIEFWHIMAICMQGIRIAIPAALILAIGEGPVKALLLSMPEWLTAGLAIGGGMVVAVGFAMVINMMATKEVWPFFALGFVIATVQQITLIGLGAIGMSLALIYLALSKQGGGSGGNGGSNTGDPVGDIIDNY
- a CDS encoding mannose/fructose/sorbose PTS transporter subunit IIA, with amino-acid sequence MVGIILASHGEFASGILQSGSMIFGEQANVAAVTLMPSEGPEDVKKKMQDAIASFDNQDEVLFLVDLWGGTPFNQASSLLEEHKENWAIVAGMSLPMVIEAYASRFSMESAHEIATHIIGTAKEGVKVKPEELEPETEVATTNAPEAAAGKPGKLDYVLARIDTRLLHGQVATVWTKTTGPTRIIVVSDVVANDDLRKKLIQQAAPPGVKAHVVPIDQMIKISKDDQHFGGQKALLLFETPQDVLKAVEGGVPIATVNVGSMAHSPGKVQPNKVLAFNQDDIDTFTKLKDAGVAFDVRKVPSDSKGNMEDIIKKAQEEINKKSN
- a CDS encoding PTS system mannose/fructose/N-acetylgalactosamine-transporter subunit IIB gives rise to the protein MSVDVRLVRIDDRLIHGQVATTWSKQMGIDRILVISDVAANNQLRKLLLKQAAPAGIRVNVISVARMIEVYQSDILQYEKVALLFTSPHDVEILVRKGMVLSSINIGGMSFSSGKRMLTNFVSIDEQDVASFVYLAEQGIELEIRKVPADHKIDLMEALKKQNFL